The following coding sequences are from one Nodosilinea sp. FACHB-141 window:
- a CDS encoding Hsp70 family protein: MAIAVDFGTSNTVIARWNPVSESPETVALPGLSLSLATVPPLVPSLVYVEKPQADGVVVGQAVRDRGLDISSDPRFFANVKRGIGTPLQGFLPDIDGESLSFEQLGEWFLRSLLTQVRAVAGEDDSLVLTVPVDSFEAYRLWLGDVATALDFKEVRLLDEPTAAALGYGLKGEQTLLVLDFGGGTLDWSLVRLVAPAQKQPVGFLLKWRGQGADQTSAQKPEVARVLAKAGENLGGADIDEWLVNYFQAQGIAGGAVVQRLAERLKIALSEQTEAAEAYFDDETFDTYDLALTRDQFEEILAQNQFFERLEKGLTQVLQQGQRQGIDLDAIDAVLLVGGTAQIPAVQRWVTERFGAEKVRCDRPFEAVAQGALQIAQGLAVEDFLYHSYGIRYWDRRNNRHGWHPILSQGQPYPMSAPVEIALGASVEKQPSIELIVGELGSASTQTEVYFENGRLVTRQLSGDAPSVQPLNDREGARTIAQLNPPGFPGSDRVRVLFRVDRDRLLRITVEDILTGNTLLDNEAVVRLS, encoded by the coding sequence ATGGCTATAGCGGTTGATTTTGGCACCAGCAATACTGTCATTGCCCGCTGGAACCCAGTTTCTGAAAGTCCGGAAACGGTGGCGTTGCCGGGGCTGAGCTTGAGCTTGGCGACGGTGCCACCGCTGGTACCTAGTTTGGTTTATGTGGAGAAGCCCCAGGCCGATGGGGTTGTGGTGGGGCAGGCGGTGCGCGATCGCGGCCTCGACATCTCCAGCGATCCTCGCTTTTTCGCTAACGTTAAGCGCGGCATTGGCACACCGCTGCAGGGGTTTCTGCCCGATATTGATGGGGAATCGCTCTCCTTTGAGCAGTTGGGGGAGTGGTTTTTGCGATCGCTCTTGACCCAGGTGCGCGCCGTGGCTGGGGAAGACGACAGCTTGGTGCTGACGGTGCCCGTGGACAGCTTTGAGGCCTACCGGCTATGGCTGGGGGATGTGGCCACCGCGCTGGATTTCAAAGAAGTGCGGCTGCTCGACGAGCCCACCGCCGCCGCGCTGGGCTACGGGCTAAAGGGGGAACAAACCCTGCTGGTGCTCGACTTTGGCGGTGGGACGCTGGATTGGTCATTGGTGCGGCTGGTAGCTCCGGCCCAAAAGCAGCCGGTGGGGTTTTTGCTCAAGTGGCGTGGCCAGGGGGCGGATCAGACCAGCGCCCAAAAGCCCGAGGTGGCGCGGGTGCTGGCCAAGGCGGGAGAAAACCTGGGTGGAGCCGATATTGACGAATGGCTAGTGAATTATTTTCAGGCCCAGGGCATTGCCGGGGGGGCGGTGGTGCAGCGGTTGGCAGAGCGGCTCAAGATCGCGCTGTCGGAGCAAACTGAGGCGGCGGAAGCCTATTTTGACGACGAGACCTTTGACACCTACGACCTGGCCTTGACCCGTGACCAGTTCGAGGAGATTCTCGCCCAAAACCAGTTTTTTGAGCGATTAGAAAAGGGGTTGACCCAGGTTCTGCAGCAGGGTCAGCGTCAGGGCATCGACCTGGATGCGATCGACGCGGTGCTGCTGGTGGGTGGCACGGCACAGATTCCGGCGGTGCAGCGGTGGGTGACAGAGCGGTTTGGAGCTGAAAAGGTGAGGTGCGATCGCCCCTTTGAGGCCGTGGCCCAGGGAGCCCTGCAAATTGCCCAAGGCCTAGCGGTCGAAGACTTTCTCTACCACAGCTACGGCATTCGCTACTGGGACCGACGCAACAATCGCCACGGCTGGCACCCCATTCTCAGCCAGGGCCAGCCCTACCCTATGTCTGCCCCCGTTGAAATTGCCCTAGGTGCCTCGGTGGAAAAGCAGCCCAGCATTGAGCTGATTGTGGGCGAGTTGGGCTCGGCTAGCACCCAGACGGAGGTGTATTTCGAGAATGGTCGCTTAGTGACGCGTCAGCTTAGCGGTGATGCCCCCTCAGTGCAGCCACTGAACGATCGCGAGGGGGCGCGCACCATTGCTCAGCTCAATCCGCCGGGGTTTCCGGGCAGCGATCGGGTGCGGGTGCTGTTTCGAGTCGATCGCGATCGGCTGCTGCGGATCACGGTGGAAGACATTCTCACGGGCAACACGCTGCTAGATAACGAAGCTGTGGTGCGGCTGAGCTAG
- the pyrC gene encoding dihydroorotase: protein METLTLTRPDDWHLHLRDGAALKAVLPHTVRQFARAIVMPNLKPPVRTVDEAAAYRDRILAAVPTGQQFEPLMTLYLTDNTRPEEILAAKAAEFVKAVKYYPAGATTNSDAGVTEISKCDRVFEAMQQVNMPLLLHGEVTDSAVDMFDREKVFIEKYLIPLKQRFPQLRVVLEHITTSEAVEFVLATDNIAATITPQHLLFNRNSLFQGGLRPHYYCLPILKRETHRQALLRAATSGNPKFFLGTDSAPHPRNGKESSCGCAGCFSALHAMELYAEAFESVDALDKLEAFASFYGPDFYQMPRNSARITLSKTTWRIPDELPFVDDGLVPLRAGEAMTWKMV, encoded by the coding sequence ATGGAAACATTGACCCTGACTCGACCCGACGACTGGCACCTGCATCTGCGCGATGGCGCGGCGCTGAAGGCGGTGCTGCCCCACACGGTGCGGCAGTTTGCTCGGGCGATCGTGATGCCTAACTTGAAGCCTCCGGTGCGCACGGTGGATGAAGCGGCGGCTTACCGCGATCGCATTCTGGCGGCGGTGCCGACGGGCCAGCAGTTTGAGCCACTGATGACCCTCTATCTCACCGACAACACTCGTCCCGAAGAGATTTTGGCGGCTAAAGCAGCTGAGTTTGTCAAAGCAGTGAAGTACTACCCTGCCGGGGCGACGACGAATTCAGATGCTGGCGTCACTGAGATTAGCAAGTGCGATCGCGTCTTTGAGGCGATGCAGCAGGTCAACATGCCGCTACTGCTTCATGGGGAAGTCACCGACTCAGCGGTTGATATGTTTGATCGCGAGAAAGTGTTTATTGAGAAATACTTGATTCCTTTAAAGCAGCGGTTTCCTCAGTTGCGGGTGGTGCTGGAGCACATTACTACCTCAGAGGCGGTGGAGTTTGTGCTGGCGACGGATAACATTGCGGCCACGATCACCCCCCAGCATTTACTGTTTAACCGCAATAGTTTGTTTCAAGGGGGCTTGCGGCCCCACTACTACTGCCTGCCCATTTTGAAGCGTGAAACTCATCGGCAGGCGCTTTTGCGGGCTGCTACTTCGGGTAATCCTAAGTTTTTTCTGGGCACCGATAGCGCCCCCCATCCTCGCAATGGCAAAGAAAGCAGCTGTGGTTGTGCTGGGTGTTTTTCAGCATTGCACGCCATGGAGCTGTACGCAGAGGCGTTTGAAAGTGTTGACGCCCTCGATAAATTGGAGGCATTTGCCAGCTTTTATGGCCCAGACTTCTATCAGATGCCAAGGAATAGCGCTCGCATTACCCTGAGCAAAACGACCTGGCGTATTCCCGACGAACTGCCTTTTGTCGATGATGGACTGGTGCCGTTGCGGGCTGGGGAAGCAATGACCTGGAAAATGGTCTGA
- a CDS encoding DUF2442 domain-containing protein has translation MISETHGIITSKTEVSNISVNGLWLLCNDHEYFLPYEEFPWFRDAPVKHVFHLEEPHSGHLYWPDLDVDLSLEVIQHPERFPLVATTES, from the coding sequence ATGATTTCAGAAACGCATGGAATCATTACTTCCAAAACAGAAGTTAGCAACATCTCAGTCAACGGCCTGTGGCTACTTTGCAACGATCATGAATATTTTTTGCCCTACGAAGAATTTCCCTGGTTTAGAGACGCACCCGTTAAACATGTATTTCATCTAGAAGAACCGCATTCGGGTCATTTGTATTGGCCTGATCTCGATGTTGATTTATCCCTTGAGGTCATCCAACATCCAGAACGGTTTCCCCTCGTCGCAACCACCGAATCGTAG
- a CDS encoding benzoate/H(+) symporter BenE family transporter, giving the protein MAVKGIVNDVSFSAIIAGFVTVLVGFTSSAVIVFQAAQALNATPEEIASWMWALGLGMGLTCIGLSLRYRAPIVTAWSTPGAALLITSAAGVPMAEAIGAFLISGVLITLAGFTGWFERLMSRIPLSLAAGMLAGVLLRFGLDVFTAMQTQFAMTFAMFCTYLIMRRLKPRYAVVGALSVGIAIAALQNLIQFDTVTLQLAHPVLIAPQFSLSALIGVALPLFMVTMASQNVPGVAVLQASGYSSVPISPIIGWTGAANVVLAPFGGFALNLAAITAAICMGREAHEDPDKRYVAAIAAGFFYLLIGFFGATVAAVFAAFPKELVLAIAGLALLGTIGNGLFTALRNESDREPALITFLVTASGITLLGIGSAFWGLIAGTLALLLTTTKRP; this is encoded by the coding sequence ATGGCCGTTAAAGGCATAGTCAACGACGTCTCTTTCTCCGCGATCATCGCGGGTTTCGTCACCGTGCTGGTGGGGTTCACCAGCTCAGCCGTAATTGTGTTCCAGGCCGCCCAGGCGTTGAATGCGACTCCAGAAGAAATCGCCTCCTGGATGTGGGCTTTGGGCCTAGGCATGGGCCTCACCTGCATTGGCCTTTCCCTGCGCTACCGCGCTCCTATCGTCACCGCCTGGTCTACCCCCGGCGCTGCCTTGCTGATCACCTCCGCAGCAGGGGTGCCCATGGCCGAAGCCATCGGGGCCTTTCTAATCTCTGGGGTGCTGATTACCCTAGCCGGGTTCACCGGCTGGTTCGAGCGGCTGATGAGCCGCATCCCCCTGTCGCTGGCAGCGGGCATGCTGGCTGGGGTGCTGCTGCGCTTTGGGCTGGATGTGTTTACGGCCATGCAGACCCAGTTTGCGATGACCTTCGCCATGTTTTGCACCTACCTGATAATGCGCCGCCTAAAGCCCCGCTATGCCGTGGTGGGCGCGTTATCAGTGGGGATTGCGATCGCCGCCCTGCAAAACCTGATCCAGTTCGACACCGTCACTCTGCAACTAGCCCACCCCGTTTTGATCGCTCCCCAGTTTTCCCTGAGTGCCCTGATAGGCGTCGCCCTGCCGCTGTTTATGGTCACCATGGCCTCGCAGAACGTGCCGGGTGTCGCCGTCCTACAAGCCTCCGGCTATTCCTCCGTGCCGATCTCACCGATCATTGGTTGGACGGGAGCCGCTAACGTAGTCTTGGCGCCCTTTGGCGGCTTTGCCCTCAACCTGGCTGCCATCACCGCCGCCATCTGCATGGGACGCGAAGCCCACGAAGACCCTGACAAGCGGTATGTAGCGGCGATCGCTGCTGGTTTCTTCTACCTCCTCATTGGCTTTTTTGGTGCCACCGTTGCCGCCGTCTTTGCCGCTTTCCCTAAAGAATTGGTGCTGGCGATCGCCGGATTAGCCCTGCTCGGCACCATCGGCAACGGCCTCTTCACCGCCCTACGCAACGAAAGCGATCGCGAACCCGCCCTGATCACCTTCCTCGTCACCGCCTCCGGCATCACCCTCCTCGGCATCGGCTCCGCCTTCTGGGGCCTCATCGCCGGCACCCTCGCCCTCCTCCTCACCACAACCAAACGCCCTTAA
- the trmFO gene encoding FADH(2)-oxidizing methylenetetrahydrofolate--tRNA-(uracil(54)-C(5))-methyltransferase TrmFO, whose product MQTPDPIHVIGGGLAGTEAAWQIAQAGVPVVLHEMRPQKKSPAHHSEHVAELVCSNSFGAMASDRASGLLHEELRQLGSVVIGKADQHQVPAGGALAVDRGIFSQDLTETLERHPLIELRRDEVTSIPDDGIVVLTTGPLTSDALSVELERFTGQGYMSFFDAASPIVVGDSIDQSVAFMASRYDRGEAAYLNCPMNREQYLHFWTELCNAEQAELKDFERETAKFFEACLPIEEMARRGEDTMRYGPLKPVGLFDARLGDFKDPENKSKKPYAVVQLRQEDKSGQLWNMVGFQTNLRWGEQARVFRLIPGLENAEFVRMGVMHRNTFLNSPELLHNTLQFKARPTLLAAGQLVGTEGYTAAVAGGWLAGTNAARLALGQELLDLPVTMMLGALVDFITSAEPKHFQPMPPNFGILPPLPVKVRNKRERYGQYRDRAFNDLHTWASQHKLGLVQSSLVATA is encoded by the coding sequence GTGCAAACCCCAGACCCCATTCATGTGATCGGCGGCGGGCTGGCCGGTACCGAGGCCGCTTGGCAGATTGCCCAGGCCGGGGTGCCCGTGGTGCTACACGAAATGCGTCCTCAGAAGAAATCCCCTGCGCACCACAGTGAGCATGTGGCCGAGCTGGTGTGCAGTAACTCCTTTGGGGCGATGGCGAGCGATCGCGCCTCGGGTCTGCTCCACGAGGAGCTGCGCCAGCTCGGCTCAGTGGTCATCGGCAAAGCCGACCAGCACCAGGTGCCAGCGGGGGGTGCCCTAGCGGTCGATCGCGGTATTTTTAGTCAAGACCTGACCGAAACCCTAGAGCGTCACCCGCTGATCGAGCTGCGGCGCGACGAGGTGACGAGCATCCCTGATGACGGCATTGTGGTGTTAACCACGGGCCCTCTGACGAGTGACGCGCTGTCGGTGGAGCTGGAGAGGTTTACTGGCCAGGGCTACATGAGCTTTTTTGACGCTGCTAGCCCGATTGTGGTGGGCGACAGTATTGACCAGTCGGTAGCGTTTATGGCCTCTCGCTACGACCGGGGCGAAGCGGCCTACCTCAACTGCCCGATGAACCGCGAGCAGTACCTCCACTTTTGGACTGAGCTGTGCAACGCTGAACAGGCCGAACTCAAAGATTTTGAGCGCGAAACGGCTAAATTTTTTGAGGCTTGCCTGCCTATCGAAGAAATGGCCCGCCGGGGTGAAGACACCATGCGCTACGGCCCGCTCAAGCCGGTCGGGCTGTTTGATGCGCGCCTGGGCGATTTCAAAGACCCTGAGAATAAGAGTAAGAAGCCCTACGCCGTGGTGCAGCTGCGCCAGGAAGACAAAAGCGGCCAGCTGTGGAATATGGTGGGCTTTCAAACCAACCTGCGCTGGGGCGAACAGGCGCGGGTGTTTCGGCTGATTCCTGGTTTAGAGAATGCCGAGTTTGTGCGCATGGGGGTGATGCACCGCAACACGTTTTTGAATTCGCCGGAGCTGCTGCACAACACGCTGCAGTTTAAGGCGCGGCCCACGCTGCTGGCGGCAGGGCAGTTGGTGGGCACTGAGGGCTACACGGCGGCGGTGGCTGGGGGCTGGTTGGCTGGGACGAATGCGGCCCGTCTGGCCTTAGGCCAAGAGCTGCTCGATTTGCCGGTGACGATGATGCTGGGGGCGCTGGTCGATTTCATTACCTCAGCGGAGCCGAAGCACTTTCAGCCAATGCCGCCCAACTTTGGCATTCTGCCGCCGCTGCCGGTGAAGGTGCGCAACAAGCGGGAACGCTATGGACAGTATCGCGATCGCGCCTTTAACGATCTCCATACCTGGGCCAGCCAGCACAAACTTGGTTTGGTTCAGAGCTCGCTGGTGGCTACAGCCTAG
- a CDS encoding Npun_F5749 family FMN-dependent PPOX-type flavoprotein: MSDSDSSLSKNSALAPWRSALARALHRNRSRPYSRYFQLATITPAGRPANRTVVFRGWLPDSNTLTLVTDQRSAKVTDIAAHPSAEACWYFTDTREQFRLAGAIQVVTAEADPVLLQARQNSWEDLSDNARQQFYWPHPAQPRTAEADFSPKEIQATPPAEFCLVLLEPDHVDHLELRGEPQNRTLYDQQPDGTWQVKTVNP, from the coding sequence ATGTCTGATTCTGATTCCTCCTTATCAAAAAATTCGGCCCTGGCACCCTGGCGCAGCGCCCTAGCCCGCGCCCTGCACCGCAACCGCAGTCGCCCCTACAGTCGCTATTTTCAGCTGGCCACGATTACCCCTGCGGGGCGACCCGCCAACCGCACCGTTGTGTTTCGTGGCTGGTTGCCCGACAGCAACACCCTCACCCTAGTCACCGACCAACGCAGCGCCAAGGTCACCGACATCGCCGCTCACCCCTCGGCCGAAGCCTGCTGGTACTTCACCGACACCCGCGAGCAGTTTCGCCTGGCGGGCGCTATCCAGGTGGTGACGGCGGAGGCCGATCCAGTTCTGCTCCAAGCCCGGCAAAATTCCTGGGAAGACCTCTCCGATAACGCCCGCCAGCAGTTCTACTGGCCCCACCCGGCCCAGCCCCGCACCGCCGAGGCCGACTTTTCGCCTAAAGAAATTCAGGCGACGCCTCCCGCTGAGTTTTGTCTGGTGCTACTAGAGCCTGACCATGTTGACCACCTAGAGCTGCGCGGCGAACCACAAAACCGCACCCTTTACGACCAGCAACCCGACGGCACCTGGCAGGTCAAAACGGTGAATCCTTAA
- a CDS encoding DUF4160 domain-containing protein, with amino-acid sequence MPTVLKIGPYRFYFFSREESRVHIHVSCPDGEAKFWLDPEIELATNHKLSRVQLKQIETLIEEHSDDFRNAWNHYFQNRS; translated from the coding sequence ATGCCAACCGTACTGAAAATCGGACCATACCGATTCTATTTCTTTTCTAGAGAAGAGAGCCGAGTGCATATCCATGTTTCCTGCCCTGACGGAGAAGCAAAATTCTGGCTAGATCCCGAAATAGAACTGGCTACCAACCACAAGCTCTCAAGAGTACAGTTAAAGCAAATTGAAACTCTTATTGAGGAACATTCTGATGATTTCAGAAACGCATGGAATCATTACTTCCAAAACAGAAGTTAG
- a CDS encoding AraC family transcriptional regulator, which yields MAAETDFAQLWQSNLPGIELFNAQLYRHTFAKHMHEAYTIGFTYAGLGGFFYRGGHHYANPSSFKLIHPGEVHTGQVQAEAGWSFRNLYISVPKMQQILAQLEWPGLPYFAIALQNSPDAVGQAMFSRLFVALSQPTPQLERDSLLLELMAYLIDRYGDRQHRWQRPKPKSSAIAQAQTYLKAHYAESISIETLAQQVGLSPYYLIRSFRQQVGLPPHSYQRHWQLMQAKQSLHSDQSIVDVAIAHGFYDQSHLNRTFKQAFGVTPGQYRQGNFVQDYSS from the coding sequence ATGGCCGCAGAAACAGATTTTGCCCAACTGTGGCAGTCCAACCTGCCTGGCATTGAGCTGTTCAATGCCCAGCTCTACCGCCACACCTTTGCTAAGCACATGCACGAGGCCTACACAATTGGCTTCACCTATGCGGGCCTGGGCGGCTTTTTCTACCGGGGGGGTCACCACTATGCCAACCCCAGCAGTTTTAAGCTGATCCATCCAGGCGAAGTGCACACCGGGCAGGTGCAGGCTGAGGCCGGATGGAGCTTTCGCAACCTCTACATCAGCGTGCCAAAGATGCAGCAAATTTTGGCTCAGCTAGAGTGGCCAGGGCTGCCCTACTTTGCGATCGCCCTACAGAACAGCCCCGATGCCGTTGGGCAGGCGATGTTTAGCCGATTATTTGTCGCCCTTAGCCAGCCCACGCCTCAGCTCGAGCGAGACTCTCTGCTGCTGGAGCTGATGGCCTATTTAATCGATCGCTACGGCGACAGACAGCACCGGTGGCAGCGGCCAAAGCCCAAAAGCAGCGCCATCGCCCAAGCGCAAACCTACCTCAAAGCCCACTACGCCGAATCGATTTCCATCGAAACTCTGGCCCAGCAAGTAGGCCTCAGCCCCTACTACTTAATTCGCAGCTTTCGGCAGCAGGTGGGTTTGCCTCCGCACAGCTATCAGCGCCACTGGCAGCTTATGCAGGCCAAGCAATCGCTCCACAGCGACCAATCAATTGTTGATGTTGCGATCGCCCACGGCTTCTATGACCAAAGCCACCTCAATCGCACCTTTAAGCAAGCCTTTGGCGTCACCCCCGGCCAATACCGCCAGGGCAATTTTGTCCAAGACTACAGCTCCTGA
- a CDS encoding RusA family crossover junction endodeoxyribonuclease — translation MSKEKWDRNRLFLSSGELEIVINENPVSLQASRRKKDIITSAICKVTSNCEFMLTDDVQIYIEWWIHEQNRYETDSSADVDNIIKPILDAISGPDGILINDCQVQAVDCRWLDFFNAEQRINIRIKMLDRDGWLLKDGLFFMHMWNGLCYPTWMDEENPENTLLIVEQMERMLMLRDERLRQKENYYLAKMLMPVQRIFHISRIKGFPVFKVEEIKDKIKAILKNQR, via the coding sequence ATGTCAAAAGAAAAATGGGATAGGAATAGGTTGTTTCTTTCTTCTGGCGAGCTAGAAATAGTTATTAATGAAAACCCGGTTTCGCTGCAAGCGAGCCGAAGGAAAAAAGATATTATAACGTCAGCAATTTGCAAGGTCACAAGTAATTGTGAATTCATGCTAACCGATGACGTTCAAATCTATATTGAATGGTGGATTCATGAGCAAAACAGGTATGAAACTGACTCATCAGCTGATGTGGATAATATAATAAAACCCATACTAGATGCTATTTCTGGGCCAGATGGAATTCTTATAAATGACTGCCAAGTTCAAGCTGTTGATTGCAGATGGCTAGACTTTTTCAATGCAGAACAAAGGATAAATATCAGAATAAAAATGCTTGACCGTGATGGATGGTTGTTAAAAGATGGACTCTTTTTTATGCATATGTGGAATGGTTTATGCTATCCCACATGGATGGATGAAGAAAATCCTGAAAACACCTTATTAATCGTTGAGCAAATGGAAAGAATGCTTATGTTGAGAGATGAAAGATTGAGGCAGAAAGAAAATTACTATCTAGCAAAGATGCTAATGCCAGTTCAGAGAATATTCCATATTTCTCGAATAAAAGGTTTTCCAGTATTTAAAGTTGAAGAGATAAAAGATAAAATTAAAGCAATATTAAAAAATCAAAGATAA
- a CDS encoding MFS transporter, with product MAFLQRWLKGWLPNLDPRVWILAGGRLLSQVGIGFTLFYAPIFFTEQVGLTATQVGLGIGLGSAAGMAGRFLGGSLSDSPRWGRRPTLLASALVSAAADGVLVLANDFWIFLAGNLLMGFGVGLYWPAAESVAADITAPEQRNEAYALVRLADNLGLGVGVIAGGALISLTGAYRALFAIDGITFLLFFGIIYAAIAETRPAGNGARSLLQGWGQALRDSTLMVYALVNVLFTGYLAQIQSTLPLYLNRFAGGEQGVSEGALSLLFTGHVVLAAIAQLPTARWLNHYRPAQGLVASALLWGLGFGLVWQAGVGAQPLVWAGLSLATMALAMVAYTPIASALVVALAPESLRGVYLSVNSMCWAVGYLIGPPLGGWALDQGDAAAHGFWLGLMATVLPALAVLMWLDRRLRHLARS from the coding sequence ATGGCATTCCTACAGCGCTGGCTCAAGGGATGGCTGCCCAACCTCGACCCCCGGGTGTGGATCTTGGCGGGCGGACGGCTGCTGTCCCAGGTGGGTATTGGTTTTACGCTGTTCTACGCGCCGATTTTTTTTACTGAACAGGTGGGTCTGACGGCCACTCAGGTGGGCCTGGGCATTGGCCTGGGCTCAGCGGCGGGCATGGCCGGACGGTTTTTAGGTGGGTCGCTGTCCGACTCGCCGCGGTGGGGGCGGCGACCGACACTGCTGGCGTCGGCCCTGGTGTCGGCAGCGGCAGATGGGGTGCTGGTGCTGGCCAACGATTTTTGGATATTTTTGGCGGGTAACCTGCTGATGGGGTTTGGCGTCGGCCTCTACTGGCCGGCGGCGGAGTCGGTGGCGGCAGACATCACCGCCCCAGAGCAGCGCAACGAAGCCTATGCCCTGGTGCGCCTAGCCGACAACCTGGGTCTAGGGGTGGGGGTAATCGCCGGAGGGGCGCTGATTTCGCTGACTGGGGCCTACCGGGCGCTGTTTGCCATTGACGGCATTACGTTTCTGCTGTTTTTTGGCATTATCTATGCCGCCATTGCCGAGACGCGCCCGGCGGGGAACGGGGCGCGATCGCTCCTTCAAGGCTGGGGTCAGGCTCTCAGAGACTCCACCCTGATGGTCTACGCTCTGGTCAACGTGCTGTTTACGGGCTATCTGGCGCAGATTCAAAGCACGCTGCCCCTCTATCTCAATCGGTTTGCAGGGGGCGAGCAGGGGGTCAGCGAGGGGGCGCTGAGCCTGCTGTTTACAGGCCATGTGGTGCTGGCGGCGATCGCCCAGTTGCCTACGGCTCGCTGGCTCAACCATTACCGTCCGGCCCAGGGGTTAGTGGCGTCGGCGCTGCTGTGGGGGCTGGGGTTTGGCCTAGTATGGCAGGCCGGGGTGGGGGCTCAGCCTCTAGTCTGGGCCGGATTGAGTCTGGCTACGATGGCCCTGGCGATGGTGGCCTACACACCCATTGCCTCGGCGCTGGTGGTGGCCTTGGCCCCAGAGTCACTACGTGGCGTCTACCTGTCGGTGAACTCAATGTGCTGGGCTGTAGGCTATTTGATCGGCCCCCCACTGGGCGGTTGGGCGCTTGACCAGGGAGATGCAGCTGCCCACGGCTTTTGGCTAGGGCTCATGGCGACGGTGCTGCCTGCCTTGGCGGTATTGATGTGGCTCGATCGCCGTCTTCGTCATTTAGCACGTTCCTAG
- a CDS encoding PD-(D/E)XK nuclease family protein — protein sequence MVHQLPRYVAKRVRRDRKMLYEIEGRCYPGVTTVLSATKPQESRDALQRWRQRVGVEAAQQISGKASSAGTRLHKQIAAYLNGAAVEIPADLEGYWQSILPVLDQVDEVLLVEGAVWHLAGFVGIPDALVVVKGELHLCDWKTALRPKQPQWLGDYFLQIAAYREAAHQVYADVGLVVQKGLVAIALADQPAQLFEVSLDDMDEHWREFEGRLREFERRRRWMGGGVDGG from the coding sequence ATGGTGCATCAACTTCCTCGCTACGTGGCTAAACGGGTGCGCCGCGATCGCAAAATGCTTTACGAGATAGAGGGGCGCTGCTATCCCGGCGTAACCACGGTGCTGTCGGCCACTAAGCCTCAGGAATCGCGAGATGCTCTGCAACGCTGGCGGCAACGGGTGGGGGTTGAAGCAGCCCAGCAGATTTCGGGCAAGGCGTCTTCGGCGGGTACGCGGCTGCACAAACAGATTGCGGCTTACCTCAACGGCGCAGCGGTGGAGATTCCGGCTGATTTAGAGGGCTATTGGCAGTCAATCTTGCCGGTGCTGGATCAGGTGGATGAGGTACTGCTGGTGGAAGGGGCGGTGTGGCACCTAGCTGGATTTGTGGGCATTCCAGATGCACTGGTGGTGGTGAAGGGTGAGCTGCACCTATGCGACTGGAAAACGGCCCTGCGACCAAAACAGCCCCAGTGGTTGGGGGATTATTTTTTGCAGATTGCGGCCTATCGGGAAGCAGCGCATCAAGTCTATGCAGACGTTGGGTTGGTGGTGCAAAAGGGGCTAGTGGCGATCGCCCTAGCCGATCAACCGGCTCAGCTGTTTGAGGTTTCGCTAGACGATATGGATGAGCATTGGCGGGAGTTTGAGGGACGGTTGAGGGAGTTTGAGCGGCGGAGGCGGTGGATGGGTGGGGGAGTGGATGGGGGTTAA